A portion of the Saccharomyces paradoxus chromosome XV, complete sequence genome contains these proteins:
- the YVC1 gene encoding Yvc1p (Vacuolar cation channel~similar to YOR087W) translates to MVSPSGDLHLPISNEQCMPENNGSLGFEAPTPRQVLRVTLNLKYLIDKVVPIVYDPTDIVCDHSEILSPKVVKLAYEACGGNPKDRINKRKYQSVIIFSLLKVCEWYSILATMEVHNAKLYETRNLASQQLCKLLIEREETRDLQFLFMQLLLRRYVINENDEDQEPLNALELATDMHCTTVIGSSGFQRCLKWIWRGWIVQNGLDPTTFIKDDSLAEVSLISHFNPVRLKAPIYQNYLQMIFSFLFLGLYTLVVNGKDSERVQSFDLLESIFYVFNTGFILDELTKLYYIGYAHLSFWNLFNDTTYLIITLAMGFRAMSVTPLNAKYSSEDWDKISYRVLSCAAPFVWSRLLLYLESQRFIGIMLVILKHMMKESIVFFFLLFLIMIGFTQGFLGLDSADGKRDITGPILGNLTITVLGLGSFDVFEEFAPPYAAILYYGYYFIVSVILLNILIALYSTAYQKVIDNADDEYMALMSQKTLRYIRAPDEDVYVSPLNLIEVIMTPIFRILPPKRAKDLSYTVMTIVYSPFLLLISVKETREARRIKYNRMKRLNDDANEYDTPWDLTDGYLDDDDGLFSDNQNSGMRATQLKNSRSLKLQRTAEQEDVHFKVPKKWYKKVKKCSPSFEQYDNDSTEDDVDEDKDEVKELTEKVENLTAVVTDLLEKLDIKDKKE, encoded by the coding sequence ATGGTGTCACCCAGCGGCGATTTGCACTTGCCAATTTCTAACGAACAGTGCATGCCGGAAAATAATGGATCTCTTGGGTTTGAAGCTCCAACCCCGAGACAGGTTCTGAGAGTTACGTTAAACCTGAAATATTTAATTGATAAGGTCGTTCCTATTGTTTATGATCCTACTGATATTGTTTGCGACCATTCTGAGATTTTGTCACCAAAAGTCGTAAAGCTGGCTTATGAAGCATGTGGTGGGAACCCTAAAGACAGAATcaacaaaaggaaatatcAATCggtcattattttttcgcTTCTTAAAGTTTGTGAATGGTATTCTATATTGGCCACTATGGAAGTGCACAATGCGAAGCTTTACGAAACCAGAAATTTAGCCTCACAGCAGCTATGTAAATTGTTAATTGAGAGAGAGGAAACAAGAGATCTgcagtttcttttcatgCAATTACTGTTGCGTCGCTACGTTATCAATGAAAACGACGAAGATCAAGAACCATTGAATGCCTTGGAGCTCGCCACAGATATGCACTGCACTACAGTGATAGGGTCGAGCGGATTTCAGCGCTGTTTAAAATGGATATGGAGAGGATGGATAGTCCAAAATGGCTTGGATCCCACGACTTTTATTAAGGACGATTCACTGGCGGAAGTCTCCTTGATTTCGCATTTTAATCCTGTAAGACTAAAGGCGCCCATATATCAAAATTATTTACAGATGATCTTTTCATTCTTGTTTCTAGGGCTTTATACTTTGGTGGTTAATGGCAAGGACTCTGAGAGAGTTCAatcttttgatttgttggaaagcatattttatgttttcaaTACAGGTTTCATATTGGATGAGCTCACTAAGCTTTATTATATCGGTTATGCACACCTATCGTTTTGGAATTTATTTAATGATACCACATATTTGATAATCACATTGGCTATGGGGTTCCGTGCAATGAGTGTAACTCCTCTTAATGCAAAATACTCTTCAGAAGATTGGGATAAAATATCATATAGGGTTCTATCGTGCGCGGCACCGTTTGTGTGGTCTAGACTGTTGCTGTACCTCGAATCACAAAGGTTTATTGGGATTATGTTGGTTATCCTAAAACATATGATGAAAGAATccattgtatttttcttccttctaTTCTTAATAATGATTGGATTCACTCAGGGTTTCTTAGGTTTGGATTCTGCCGATGGTAAAAGGGATATCACGGGCCCTATCTTGGGTAATTTAACAATCACCGTTTTGGGGCTCGGTAGttttgatgtttttgaagaattcgCCCCCCCCTATGCGGCAATATTGTATTATGGATActattttattgtttcagtcattcttttgaatatattgaTTGCATTGTATTCGACTGCGTACCAAAAAGTTATTGACAACGCAGATGATGAGTACATGGCTTTAATGTCACAAAAGACTTTGAGATACATTAGAGCACCTGATGAAGATGTCTATGTTTCTCCATTGAACTTGATTGAAGTGATCATGACACCTATTTTTCGTATTCTTCCCCCGAAGCGTGCTAAGGACTTGAGCTATACAGTAATGACAATAGTGTACAGCCCATTCTTGTTGCTCATTTCTGTTAAAGAAACTCGTGAGGCTAGAAGGATAAAATATAACAGAATGAAAAGGTTGAATGATGATGCCAATGAATATGATACACCATGGGATTTAACAGATGGCTATttggatgatgatgatggtttATTTTCTGATAACCAAAATTCTGGTATGAGAGCCACCCAATTAAAGAATTCACGTTCGCTAAAATTGCAAAGAACAGCGGAGCAAGAAGATGTCCATTTCAAAGTCCCAAAGAAGTGGTacaaaaaagttaaaaaatGCAGTCCCTCCTTCGAGCAGTATGATAACGACAGCACTGAGGATGATGTCGATGAAGATAAAGATGAAGTCAAAGAGCTCACTGAAAAAGTGGAAAACTTGACAGCTGTAGTAACCGATCTACTGGAAAAATTAGATATAAAGGATAAGAAAGAGTAA